TTTCTTACGGAAACCCTGCAAATTTCCTGCATTAATTCCGGGCCATATACCCTTTTTATATTCTTATGCCCCAGCATCCTCCCTATCCAAACTACCGGCATACCGTCGGGGGTGACTAAATCCGCGGAATTAACGCTCTCCAGAACCCTTTTGTTATTCTTACATTCCATAATCGTACTTACCGGACATACACAAATATACTTTTTCTGCTTTTTAGATATCGCCTCATCTACCGATGAACAGGCATCCTTTATGTCTATCGCTGAGATGTGTACTTTTAAAATGCTAAATTTTTTGAATTTTTTATTTAACATCTTATCTTTAAGTCTGCCTAAATCCCCTGAAGCCGGTATCTTTTTTTATATAAAGATCGTTTATCTGCTCGCATACCGAATACATCTTTTTCTTATAATAATTTTCCACCAGTTTTGTATTAGCCTCTCTTAAGTTACGATAAAACTCTTCGTCTGAAAGCTCTGTAAAATTTACGCTTAAAAGATCCGAATTAAGATGCTTCTTCTCGTAAAAATCTTCACAATCCCTTAGAAGCCCGCATTCAATAGCGTAATAATACAGCGGAGAGCCTGGATAAGGGGTAACAGGGCGTATAGTCCTTAACTGCGACTGGTCATCGTATTTTAAGAGAAAATCAACACCCAATTTTAAAGATCTTGCGGTTTCGCCTATATTTCCAAATATTATATTAAATCCCGGGCTAATTCCAGCATCCAGAGTATTTTCTATCCCCGTAGTAATTTGTTTGACTGTCAATGCCTTATTCATGTTCTTAAGAGCCTTTTCATCTAAAGATTCAATTCCGTAATTGATAAAAACACACCCGGCCTTTTTCATTAATTTTAGTAGATCCGCTTTAGCAAAGTTTAATCTCCCGTTGCACCACCATTTAATGCCTAATTTTTCTTTTATAAACCTTTCACTGAGTAATTCTGTACGCTCGACTGAACTCATAAATAACTCATCGGCAAATTCAATATAAGAAATAGCGTATTTTTCTTTAAGCAGCTCGATTTCCCTAATTATACTCTCTGCTGATCTAGGCCTAAAACCAGGATCCATTCTGTAACAAAAATTACATTTAAAAGTACAGCCCCTTCCAGATAACATATTCATATACCTGTTCTTGTTTGTTATATTGGGGGCCCGCATTAAGGAATAATGTTCTACTGGGAATAAATCCCAAGCAGGAAAGGAAATCGAATCAACCTCCTGGATTAATTCCCTTCTGGGAGTCTGTATACACTTACCTTCTTTTAAAAAAGCAATCCCTTCTACGCCGGCAAGATCTTTTTTATTTGCAATTGCCTTCAAAAGTTCCACCACGGTAATTTCGCCTTCTCCTATAACAACGGCGTTTGCTTTTGTCTTTTTCAAAAAATACTCTGGCTCCGGTGATGGGCCATGGCCTCCGATAAGATAAAAAGGCCTGTCTTTAGACCGGTTAAGCGCATCAGAAATCTTTAATAATTTTTTATATTGATAATAACCGCCAACTACTCCCACTCCGACTACGTCAAAATGTTCCTTCTCCAATAGTTCAACCAAGTGCTCTTCCGGCCAATGGTAAACATCCTGGTTATAGATCTCGACCTTATGTCCGGCATCCCTGCAGGCCGAAGCTATATAAGCCAGCCCTAAAGGGAAAACCGATATATAAGAATCATTATCATAGGCAATTAGTAAGATTCGCATTTTATTTTCGAGTTTTAATATCCCGTCGGCACTCCCCAAAATTCGCAATAATTACATAAAGGGATATTTTTTCTTTTTCCTTTAATATGAAGATTTATCCATTTTTTACGCAGCGGACTATTCCAGATATCAATCAATCTATCTTTATTGCAATCCCCGATCACTCCTAAACCTTTAGGATCGAATCTTACACAAATTGAAACTTTTCCGTCGCTCCTAATGACTAAATGATTGAGGAAATCCAGGCAAATCCCTATTTCGGGAACAGTAGGGTTCCTTTTGTAGTTAAAACTGCCCATCGGAGAATGCAATATCCTCGTAGCTATAATACAGTTAAACTTCTGGTATTTTTTTAGGTCAACGTTCCCCAGGCATCTGATGATGATATTCGGTTTTCTCTTCCCCTTTAGTTTTATAAACTTCCTTACAAGAGTATACTGCTCATCTGCATCTTCATCATTTTCAAATGTAGATACAGTTAATGTATCTAGATTATTAATAATCTCTCCTGCTTTCTCAAGCAATAATTTACCATTGGTGTCCATGCAGCGTATCTGCCGTTTAAAAAGACTGACGGCCTTTCCGAAGCGAGGGTAAAGCAACGGTTCACCATTATTATGGAACTGGACAACCACCCCGTCCGGCAATTGCCCGGCGATATCTTCAACAAGATCAAACTTCATATCGCTATAATTAAGAGCGAGTTCGGGGTATTCCCTGTCTACCTTCCTTCTACCGCACATCCAGCAATTCTTATTACAAACACTGGTTAATTCAATATTTACCGTACTCAGGCCGTTGAAACATGTATCTTTAATTTCATAACCCATGCTTTTATCCCTCATAGATAGATTCTTTTTATTCCGCTTTCCTGCCTTCATATCCAAACATTTCGAACGCCTGTTTTCTCTAATTAATCCGCGCTGGAAGCGGAGTAATAGCTTTCCTATAAATGGACCTGGATAATTGCGCAACAAATTTTGACCTAAGCATTATTCTAATGATTATACTGCTTACAGGCAATAGCGTAAGACTAGATAATTCAGAATAGAGTATTTTCAACAGGTTTTCTGAAATATTAACCGGCAATTTACGGTAAATCTTACACAATGGATTAATCATTAGCTCAGTAAAGAAAATCCTGTTCTTTTGGGCAAGCTTAAATTTCAAAATAGTACCGCCTAGATATTCAATTAGCCATTTTGATGGAATAATTAAATCTTCGCTTAAACAAAGTTTATATAATTCGGTCTTAGGATAAGGGTAAAACACTGTTGCCTGGATTTTATCAATATCTAACCTTGCATTAATTTTAACCGTATCTAATAAATCCTTTTTTTCTTCATGGGGAATACCCAAAATATTAAAACTATAAATATAGAGCTTATTGTTTTTTAAATGCCTGACTGCACTCTCGATACTTCTATCTGTCAAGCCCCTCCTTAAGATATTGTTTCTTAAAGCCTCGTTCCCGCTTTCTATTCCGATGTTTACCCTTACGCAGCCAGAATCAGCTAAAGTCCTGGCTATCTCAGCGTTTAGTAAATTAGGCCGCACATTACACCAATAAGGCATATTAATCTCTTGTTTATACAACTGAGTAAAAGAATTAAACCATTCTCTGTTTAAGGGCAATATATCATCATCAAAATACAAAGTACGTATTTCCGGGAACTTTCCAATGAAATACTTTATTTCTGAGATAGCCCTCTGCGGACTTTTAAACCTGACATAACGGGCATTACCATCCCTGTAGGCTTTTTTTATAGCGCTGTTGCAGCAATAACTACACTCATAGGGGCAACCCCGCGACATCATAAATCCACCCTGTCTTTGTAATGAAGCAGACAAATCACCGTAATTAAACAAATCCCAGTCAGGAAAAGGAAGTAAATCCAGGTCTTCCACTACAGCACAGCCATTCTGTATTATTTTATCTCCCTCCTTGTGCCAAATCCCCTTAGCATTAGGAATCTTTCTATTCTTCAGCCATTCTGAAGATAAAACTGACATTGAATATTCTCCGTCGCCATGGATTACAACATCGAAACTAGGATCCGAAAGAATATCTCCCGGGGAGATAATAGCATGCACACCCCCGCAAACTGTCAAAATCTCATTACTATAATCTTTCACCCATTGGGCGTATTTTTTTACTAGGGGGAAACTATTAGTAGTTGAACTGAAAGCTACAATATCGGGGACGAAATCTTTAATCCTGCCAGTAAATTCACTTTTTCCTATATCCGTCTTTAGATGAAAAAGACGGACCTGGCATCCCAGTTTTTCTTTCAAAAAAGAAGAAATACTTGCCAGCCCGTAATGAAAATAACCCCTGTGCAATGAATAATGCGAAATGTCCGAAAATACTAATAAAATATTCCCCTTAACCATGTTGATCTACAATTTGCCTTTCAAACCGGCTTATAGAAAATATAGAAGTTCCCTAGTACTAAATCGAAAAGCCAACCAAAACATTAGCATCGCTACCGTAATATTGCGTTAGAATCATCCTACAAGCCTTTTGCTGTAGGGTGCCCACATTTATTACGGGCATGCTCTACGGTTAACTTTCGCCATTTATCCTTATCTAACTTGGAATAAAGATCCCTAAACTCCTGCAACAAAAACTCGGGAGTCACTTTTGTTTCTACGCTAAATATTTTCTGCTTATCTGTTGCAAAAGAAAAATTTTTTCCGGTTTCAAATCCATACCTCCTTATATTCGGCAATTGAAAAAACAAATAAGGCAAATCACTGTATAAAGCGATCGTGGTAACTCCCGATATTGTAGCCATATACATGAGGGAAGCACGGATTAAAGCAAGATCTTCCATTATTGATGTTCCGTAGTCTTTTGCAATTATCACATTTGATCTTTCGCGCAAGCCATCAAATGCTTCTTCTCTTAATCCAATAAAAATAAAAACTATTTCAGGAAATTTTACTTTGCATTTATCCAAAAAAGAAAACCATACACTAGGATCGGCATTCCTCTGTGTATCATGAGTTGTTCTTTTCAAAGAAAAGGTTACCGCAAAAGTATTACTCGGTAAATAATTCTGGTAAAACCACTTAGCCCAGGAGACATCTCGTTCGCCTACCCTTAGGTAGGGAATAAATCCTCGGACTTTATGAAACTCCTGAAATTCATTATTATGCGGCTCCCCTCCCCTAAAATTGTATGTTTCAGCCAGATGCTGCCCTAAAGAAGGATAAAGAATATAACGTTCGGGATTATTCTTTAAGAATATATGGAATTCTTCTCTTTTACTAAATTGGAATACTGAGCCAAGGAACGGACAAGTACCAAATAAAGGAAGAAATTCAAGCATGTAATCCTGAGAGTTTTCAGATGTTAAGCTACTCACAAATTTATGGATCCCCCCAGGCTTTCGATTCCCATCTGGGTCATCGCGATCATAAATAATACAGATATCAACTTCTTCAGCATCATATTTAATTTTTAAAGTACTTAATTTTTCAATAAAGACCAGGGGGTCGCCAATTGACCAAGGCAATGCCTTAAAATCCCAGATGCCTAAAATACGTTTCTTTTTTAAACTGGGCATAAAAAACAATTTTAGGAAACGATAGTAAGCCCCAAGATGTAACCTCCATGGGCTGAGATATTTACAGTAATTATGGAATCGCGCAATAGCGATTTTAAAAGACCCGATAATGCCGTGTTTATTTATCTTACTTACAACACTATCACTTTTTATTAATGTCACTCGTGCCATTTATTCTTATATTTTAGCCATGTTAAAAAAATTAACGGGATTATGATTAAGCTTACAATCAAATATCCCCCAGCCATACCTGTGGCAGAATACCATTTTCCCAAAGTCAAATTTGACACGGCTGTTAAAATGCCAGCGCTAACTGACAAGAATAAAAGCGGTTCCTGCTTATGGGCCCTTAGGTATCCTGAAACAGGTAACGAAACAGCCTGCAGAATCTGTGCAAAAGCAAGAATCCCCAGCGGTAATGGAGTTAAAAGACGCATTGCAAAAGGATGGTGAAAAACATTCAACATGTACACTATAAACCAGGCAGTTAATGCTATGGAGCTAGATACTAATATTGTTATTTTCATAAGACGCCAGAAAAGCCTGTCCAACTCGTTGTAATTTTTCTGAGCAATCATCATCCCGTATTGTGGTATTTTAGGGGCAATCCAAGCATTAGCAATTGAAGGGATTAAACCCACCGCGCTCCAAGTCAATCCCATTTGGCCCGCAACTACAGCTCCGTGATATTTAAATAAAACAGGGACAAAGAAATAATGCAAAAAATATCCACAAGTGCAGCTTAAGCCAATCCTCCATTGCATAGGCCAAATTTCACGGAACCAGGATAATTTTTCTTTAATCTTAAAAGTAAATAATAATGTATCGAAAAAATGGCGGTATTTTCTTAAAATAAAAATAGCAAAAAATAATAGGCTTATTATATTGGTAAAAGTTAAAGCCCATAAATTAGTATGTAGAAATATTGATGTCCAGAGTGTTATTTTAACAAATAGAAGCTGATAGAAGAAAAAAGCATAAAGATTAGATACTTGGTTGCAGCCTTCTAATACTGCATTTATAGGCAGAGTAAGGATAGTTATACTGGTTAAAAGACAAAGAGAGAACCACGGAAGTTTCCAATTAATATCTGAAGCCGGAGACATAGAAAAGAAATAGTAACCGCCTACCCCTAATCCGATTAAAACCAATAACGCGGCAATCCCATACCATTTAATTGTAAAACGAGTCAAACTGGCTAGCTTGGAAATAGACGCGCTATCGCCAGTTATATAACCAGCGTTATTTAATCTTAGATGCGACCATTCGTGAGCGGCAAATTGGACAATAACGATACAAAGCCCCAATTCAACTAAAGTCTGCAACGCAAGTAAACTCAAAAAAGTATAATAATACCCCTGCATCTTTGCCGTAAAAATACTGGCTATTAAAATACCCGTAATTGGCGCAGCTATCAGATTGAAGATTCTAAATAAAATGCCAAAGAATACCGGCCTGTCTATAGAAGCTTTATTCATAAAAAACCGTGATGTACCTTTTAATCTTAAGAAATAAGTTTTAAACATAACCGCCTTAATTTTCTTGCAAAAGCAGCTCCCAATACTCGTTTCAGGAATGGTTTAGATTTTTGTGCAAGAAAAGGAATAGCTTTAGGAAAAAGTGCGATAGATTCCAGCAGCAGGATGGCTAAAGAACAAATCATTCTATAGATAATACCCCTTATTCTCAACCGCGTAATAAACTTACGGACATATTTTGATATGTTCAGGCCAAAAGCTTTATTATGGGGGATTAAATTCAAAATTTTAGGGACGCTTATCTTGTTCCTTGAATAGAATACCATTAGTTTGAGCTCTGCATCGTAAGCTTGATCATCAGCTACCAGAATAGTATCAGGTAGTATAGAAAGCAATTCATCTGTTTTTATTTTTGGTATATAAGCAAATAACGAATCTTGATTACCTTTCTTTTTAAAGTCGAGAAAACCCTTTATTTTTTTGAAATTTAGCCCGAAATGATCATAGCGCAATAGATTCATTGCTTGTAATTCAGTCCCAACAATTATCAATTTCTCTGTCATCATCAATTGACGGCATAAAAAATCAAAATGGCCGGAAAAATCAATAAGCTTATAATAATCTGCGTATAAAACAGAGTAACATTTAGGACAATAGGTTAATTGCCCTAATAGATCAAAGCTAGAATGTATTTTAATTGGGCTACCGCATTCTGAACATATCCCGATAACCACAACAGCTGAAAATAACCGGTTATATTTATATTGAAGGTCTATTACCCTAAATCTTTTATATAAAAAAGTATAAAAGCGCCTAAGCTCACCGAAGATCACTTCCCAGAAACGATCATTTGGGATATCGCTGATATTCAGATAGGCCTCCCTATTTATCCATGATAGATCATAGGGGGTAGGGGTAAAAAGCGCTCTTTTATAATAGTCCCTTTCATTGCTGACTAATCCCCTCTTTAAAGCATTCTTATAGATCTGCGTGCCGGGATAAGCATGTGTTAAGCTTGCGTCACAATTCATTTCCTCAGCGATAACCATATCAATTGTTTCCTTAATATCCTCCTTAGCTTCTCTCTCATTTCCGACCATAAATGTTCCTAGAGAAGGCAAACAAGTTTTTTTTGACCATCTATAAAAATTTATGATCTGCTCTTTAGAAGTCAGCTTTTTCATAATCTTTAATACCTTATTGGATCCACTCTCTATGCCAGCCCCGGTTAAAATACATCCAGCCTCTTTCATCGCAACAAAAGTATCCTCATCGATGCCTTTCACATCTACCCGCATTGCAGCCATCCAGGGTTTTCGAACTTTTAATTTCTTGTATTCTTGGCAAAACTGTAAAATGTCCTCCTTATTCTGATAGAACATCTCGTTAAGGATATTGAGAATATCGAAATTGTATCTAGAAAATAATAAATCGATTTCTTCCATAACATGCCCTACGGGACGTTTCTGGAATACTCCGACTGTCGGAGAACAAAACGCACATACCCCAACACATCCCCTTCCGGTCACTACCGGCAAGACAACTTGATTTGCCATATAAGAAACATCGGAATATTTATAAAATTCCATATTAATACGATGCCAAGCAGGAAACACATTAACATCCTGTAAATTAAACCGCATAGGGACATTTTTAGTAATCTGCCCTGTACCTTTGTTTTTAAAAATTAACCCGGGTATATCTTGGATGGATTCAGAACCATTATTTAACCTATCTATTAAATAGGGCAGCGAAGTTTCTGCCTCGCCTATAATTCCGTAATCGATCCCTAGCATGTCTTTGTCAAAAAGAAACTCCGGATTTACATCCTTAGTAATATTTCCCCCCATTATAACCGGTAAATCGTCCCGTATTGAACGAATTACCCTAATAGTCTTTGATATAAAGTCATAATTTGAAATTAATCCTCCAGTTGCAAAAGCTAAATAATCATTCTTTTTAAAAAGTTTTTTATAATTTGGGCGGGTAAATGTTGCATCGATAAAATCGAAAGGTATATTATTTTTCTCTAAACACGAAAGGACATAAGCTATCCCCATAGGGATATGCCTATACGGCGGTTTAACGATCAATAATTTTTTATTTATATTTTGCATTTGAATTTTTTCTATTGCTCATTCATGTCTATTAATATCCTGCCTGCCTTGCCGCAATTTAGACCTTCAAGTGCTTCATTTACCCGATTTAGTTTGAAACAATGGGTAATCAAATCGCTTAATCCCAGCTTACCCTTTAAGTACCACTGCGCATATAACGGTATGTCTCTATCCGGGTTTGTTTCTCCTCCCCAAGTGCCAACAATTTGTTTGCCCCTGATCAGGTCAAAGGGATCAATTAAAATTTTCTCTCCTTGAGGTAAATTTCCTGCTATTACGCATACTCCTCCCCTGTCTCTAGCTGATTTAAAAGCGATTTCCATTGTCTCGCATCTTCCTGCGCACTCAATCGTATAATCAACTCCTTTTTGAGACGTAAGTCCCATAATAGCCGATAAGACATCTTCTTTGGCCGCGTTTATAATATGGGTAGCTCCCAATTTAAGAGATCTTTCAAGCTTATCATCTGAAATATCAATAGCGATAATTATCGCGGCACCATTTAGCTTTGCCGCTAATAAAGCACTTGATCCGATCCCCCCTACGCCAAAAATAGCAATACTGCTGCCAGTTCTCATTTTTATCGTATTGATAATAATACCGGCGCCTGTGGGTATCGCGCAGCCTAAAAGAGCAGCTTCATATAAAGGCATCTCATCTGGAATCTTTACCAGGCGATTTTCTGCAATAACAGCATAGGTTAAAAACGTAGCTATAGCGCCAGAATTGACTATTAAACCATTTTTCCCTTTATACGAAATTGGTAAAGCATTGCCTCCGCTTCCTTTAATCCACGTTAGTACGACCTTATCATTGGTTTTAACTTTTTTTACACCTGGCCCTATCGAATCAACGATGCCAGAACCCTCGTGCCCTAATGTATGCGGCAAGAATTTATCCTCACCTTTTAACCCCTTAATTTCGTTTAACTGCGTATGACAAATACCGCTATAGGCGATTTTAACTAAAACCTGCCCCTTCCTGAGGTTAGGAATATTCAATTCTTCTATTTTTAAAGGATGATTTATTTTATGTAATACCGCAGCTAAAGTTTTCATTGTTTCTTCCGATTAATCCGCTATGAACCACCAGTAGTCTCCCGCATACCCCACTTCCTTGAATAGTTTCTCCCACTCATCCACATGCATCATTGTTTCAGCTGTAAGAACCCATTTAAATAAATTTTCGCGCTCCAAATCGTTACGCCAGGCATCTACCGTTATATAGCTATTCCCCCTGCAAACACGTTCTATCTCTTTAAGGGCTATTTTAAGCCGCTGAAAAGGCAAATTATGAATTGAATTAATAGAGATAACTAAATCAAAGGATTTATCAGGATAGGGAAGATTTTCCGCGCTGGCAACCTTAAGAAAAGATTTTACTGAAGGCATGGAATTTTCAATCGCATATTCACTTATATCTATACCGGCCACAATAGCTTTTGGCATCTGTTCTTTAAAATCATGGAGCATAAATCCTTTAGCGCATCCGATATCTAGGATTGAAGCATTATCTGCTAGTTTATAATAATCTTTCATGCGTTCTACAATCAATTTCCATCGGCCGTCATATTTATATCCGCCGTAACCACATTTTCTATCTCCGTCAAAAAACTCTCTGCCGAACTGCTTAGCTAGACGGATAACTTCTGCATTTTTTTCTTTCATCCGTCTATCATAATCGCGTTCAACTTTTGGATAATCGCCTAATAAATTTATTCCTCTCATGGGATTAAAATAAATCGTCCTTGACTTTCTTTAGAATGTTTTCAACAGTAAAACCTAAAATTCCACAAATATCTTCGTATGAACCATAATCTCTGATGAATATATCAGGTATAGAGATAAAAGAATACTTCACTCCACCCATACCCCTGGTGATTCTTAAGATTTCATCCCCCATCCCCCCATACATACTATGTTCTTCTATGACAAAAACCCTTTTCGTTTTATTGATACTACCCAACACTAATTCTTCATCAAAAGGTTTGATAGTATGGATATAAATTATCTCAACATCAATTCCTTCTTTCTTTAATTGAATAGCCGCATTCAAAACAGTTTTTAACTGAGGACCTGTAACTACTACGGTAATATCCTTGCCTGTACTTATAACCATACCCTTACCTACCATAAGCTTGTCTTGGCTAAAGACATAACCATGGGATAATTTTGGCACTCTAAAATAAGATAACTTTCCATTATTGTAAGTTTGTTTGAATAGAGTATTTAATTCTATGGGAGAAGACGGGAAAAAAATTTGTGTCTCAGGTAAAGGTTTTAATAAAGCAAAATCCACATAACAGTGGTGCGTACAGCCTAACGTAGAATAGTCAAAGGCACTGCCGACAGTAATAATGTTAGCCCCTAATTTTTGATAACAGAAATCCAATTTTATTTGTTCATAAGACCTTTCTACAATAAAAGGTGCTATGGTATGCACAACCGGGTAAAAACCAAGCTTTGATAAGCCTGCCGCCATATTTACTATTGTCGGCTCACAGATACCGATATTGTAGTAGCGGCCCGGACAGGCCTTAGCAAAATCTTGCAGTCTAAAATGGCTTATATCACCGACCATAACCATAAGATTTTTATCCATCTTTCCTACTTCCAAAAGGGTATCAGCAAACTCCTGACGCATATCTTTCATACTCCAAGCTCCTTATACATCAATTGAACTTCTTCCTGGTTTGGAACCTTATAATGCCATGGGCCATGGGTCTCCATAAATTTAACGCCCTTGCCCTTCACAGTATCTGCAATTATCACCTTAGGCTTTGAATTAAAATTAAACTTTATTTTTTTGAAAACTTTTTCTATTGCTTTATCGTTATGGCCGTTGATTCTGTGCACCTCCCACCCAAAAGAGCTCCACTTTTTAACAAAATCAGACATAGGCAAAACCTGGGCCGTTGAACCGTTATTATCAACTATGCAACAAAAGTTTCCCAGGTTAAGTTTTGCGGCAACCAGGGCAACTTCCCAAACCGTGCCTT
The DNA window shown above is from Candidatus Omnitrophota bacterium and carries:
- a CDS encoding radical SAM protein is translated as MVKGNILLVFSDISHYSLHRGYFHYGLASISSFLKEKLGCQVRLFHLKTDIGKSEFTGRIKDFVPDIVAFSSTTNSFPLVKKYAQWVKDYSNEILTVCGGVHAIISPGDILSDPSFDVVIHGDGEYSMSVLSSEWLKNRKIPNAKGIWHKEGDKIIQNGCAVVEDLDLLPFPDWDLFNYGDLSASLQRQGGFMMSRGCPYECSYCCNSAIKKAYRDGNARYVRFKSPQRAISEIKYFIGKFPEIRTLYFDDDILPLNREWFNSFTQLYKQEINMPYWCNVRPNLLNAEIARTLADSGCVRVNIGIESGNEALRNNILRRGLTDRSIESAVRHLKNNKLYIYSFNILGIPHEEKKDLLDTVKINARLDIDKIQATVFYPYPKTELYKLCLSEDLIIPSKWLIEYLGGTILKFKLAQKNRIFFTELMINPLCKIYRKLPVNISENLLKILYSELSSLTLLPVSSIIIRIMLRSKFVAQLSRSIYRKAITPLPARIN
- a CDS encoding radical SAM protein codes for the protein MRILLIAYDNDSYISVFPLGLAYIASACRDAGHKVEIYNQDVYHWPEEHLVELLEKEHFDVVGVGVVGGYYQYKKLLKISDALNRSKDRPFYLIGGHGPSPEPEYFLKKTKANAVVIGEGEITVVELLKAIANKKDLAGVEGIAFLKEGKCIQTPRRELIQEVDSISFPAWDLFPVEHYSLMRAPNITNKNRYMNMLSGRGCTFKCNFCYRMDPGFRPRSAESIIREIELLKEKYAISYIEFADELFMSSVERTELLSERFIKEKLGIKWWCNGRLNFAKADLLKLMKKAGCVFINYGIESLDEKALKNMNKALTVKQITTGIENTLDAGISPGFNIIFGNIGETARSLKLGVDFLLKYDDQSQLRTIRPVTPYPGSPLYYYAIECGLLRDCEDFYEKKHLNSDLLSVNFTELSDEEFYRNLREANTKLVENYYKKKMYSVCEQINDLYIKKDTGFRGFRQT
- a CDS encoding transketolase C-terminal domain-containing protein, with translation MKDMRQEFADTLLEVGKMDKNLMVMVGDISHFRLQDFAKACPGRYYNIGICEPTIVNMAAGLSKLGFYPVVHTIAPFIVERSYEQIKLDFCYQKLGANIITVGSAFDYSTLGCTHHCYVDFALLKPLPETQIFFPSSPIELNTLFKQTYNNGKLSYFRVPKLSHGYVFSQDKLMVGKGMVISTGKDITVVVTGPQLKTVLNAAIQLKKEGIDVEIIYIHTIKPFDEELVLGSINKTKRVFVIEEHSMYGGMGDEILRITRGMGGVKYSFISIPDIFIRDYGSYEDICGILGFTVENILKKVKDDLF
- a CDS encoding radical SAM protein; this translates as MQNINKKLLIVKPPYRHIPMGIAYVLSCLEKNNIPFDFIDATFTRPNYKKLFKKNDYLAFATGGLISNYDFISKTIRVIRSIRDDLPVIMGGNITKDVNPEFLFDKDMLGIDYGIIGEAETSLPYLIDRLNNGSESIQDIPGLIFKNKGTGQITKNVPMRFNLQDVNVFPAWHRINMEFYKYSDVSYMANQVVLPVVTGRGCVGVCAFCSPTVGVFQKRPVGHVMEEIDLLFSRYNFDILNILNEMFYQNKEDILQFCQEYKKLKVRKPWMAAMRVDVKGIDEDTFVAMKEAGCILTGAGIESGSNKVLKIMKKLTSKEQIINFYRWSKKTCLPSLGTFMVGNEREAKEDIKETIDMVIAEEMNCDASLTHAYPGTQIYKNALKRGLVSNERDYYKRALFTPTPYDLSWINREAYLNISDIPNDRFWEVIFGELRRFYTFLYKRFRVIDLQYKYNRLFSAVVVIGICSECGSPIKIHSSFDLLGQLTYCPKCYSVLYADYYKLIDFSGHFDFLCRQLMMTEKLIIVGTELQAMNLLRYDHFGLNFKKIKGFLDFKKKGNQDSLFAYIPKIKTDELLSILPDTILVADDQAYDAELKLMVFYSRNKISVPKILNLIPHNKAFGLNISKYVRKFITRLRIRGIIYRMICSLAILLLESIALFPKAIPFLAQKSKPFLKRVLGAAFARKLRRLCLKLIS
- a CDS encoding WecB/TagA/CpsF family glycosyltransferase — its product is MLNKKFKKFSILKVHISAIDIKDACSSVDEAISKKQKKYICVCPVSTIMECKNNKRVLESVNSADLVTPDGMPVVWIGRMLGHKNIKRVYGPELMQEICRVSVR
- a CDS encoding zinc-binding dehydrogenase yields the protein MKTLAAVLHKINHPLKIEELNIPNLRKGQVLVKIAYSGICHTQLNEIKGLKGEDKFLPHTLGHEGSGIVDSIGPGVKKVKTNDKVVLTWIKGSGGNALPISYKGKNGLIVNSGAIATFLTYAVIAENRLVKIPDEMPLYEAALLGCAIPTGAGIIINTIKMRTGSSIAIFGVGGIGSSALLAAKLNGAAIIIAIDISDDKLERSLKLGATHIINAAKEDVLSAIMGLTSQKGVDYTIECAGRCETMEIAFKSARDRGGVCVIAGNLPQGEKILIDPFDLIRGKQIVGTWGGETNPDRDIPLYAQWYLKGKLGLSDLITHCFKLNRVNEALEGLNCGKAGRILIDMNEQ
- a CDS encoding class I SAM-dependent methyltransferase, translated to MKEKNAEVIRLAKQFGREFFDGDRKCGYGGYKYDGRWKLIVERMKDYYKLADNASILDIGCAKGFMLHDFKEQMPKAIVAGIDISEYAIENSMPSVKSFLKVASAENLPYPDKSFDLVISINSIHNLPFQRLKIALKEIERVCRGNSYITVDAWRNDLERENLFKWVLTAETMMHVDEWEKLFKEVGYAGDYWWFIAD
- a CDS encoding radical SAM/SPASM domain-containing protein; this encodes MKAGKRNKKNLSMRDKSMGYEIKDTCFNGLSTVNIELTSVCNKNCWMCGRRKVDREYPELALNYSDMKFDLVEDIAGQLPDGVVVQFHNNGEPLLYPRFGKAVSLFKRQIRCMDTNGKLLLEKAGEIINNLDTLTVSTFENDEDADEQYTLVRKFIKLKGKRKPNIIIRCLGNVDLKKYQKFNCIIATRILHSPMGSFNYKRNPTVPEIGICLDFLNHLVIRSDGKVSICVRFDPKGLGVIGDCNKDRLIDIWNSPLRKKWINLHIKGKRKNIPLCNYCEFWGVPTGY